The region TAAATTTAAAATCCACTAGTTCGTTTTTTTCATTCGCCCTTACATGCTTAATAATCACTTCTTTTTCATTGTACACAATACTAGCTTGGATTTGATATTCTACTTTTTCTTCAGCATCCAACTTATCAAAATCCCTTATTTCTTGATCTCTTTGGCAGATTAAAGCTAGAGCTGGAGTTTGCACTCTACCAGCGCTCAATTCACTAAGATTTAAACTTTTTTTTAAATAGCTTGTTAGAGCAAATCCAACGACCTGATCGCTTGCAATTCTGCCTAAGAATGATTGGTATAAATTAGTGTTAGAACGAGAAAATAACACCGCATTTTTTAAGCCCTTTTCAATACCGCTTGGTGTGATCTCATGAAATTCTGCACGATAAATTTCACTAGCTACATTTTTAATTTTTTCATAAAATTGATAGCCAATACCATAGCCCTCTCTATCAGGGTCAGTAGCGATATAGACTTTTTTGTCCCTACAAGCATTGATTAAAAAATTTATTTTCTTAGCCTTGTCTTCTTTGATTTCAAACTTACAAGCAAAATTATTTTCAATATCTACGCCTATAAGGTTAGTAAAATGCCCTATAGTTGCATAAACTTCCGCACCTGTTAGTTGTTTAATCTTTTCAACCTTATTAGGGCTTTCAATGATAATCACGCTATCTTTCATTCCTACTCCTTTGTCAAGTAAATTTCTTTATAATCCTTTGGATTATCCTTTTTAAGCGTTTCCAGTTCAAAAACGCTAGACGCGCTAGAGTTATACGCTCTTAAAAATTTTTTACTGGTGCTGTTTAGCTTTTCTAAATTGATTTCTAAAAATACGCTAGATTGAGTGAGAAGGTTTTTCACTAATACTTGCCTAGCGTTTAACGGCGTTTTGTTTAAAAAGGATTTTTCAATAGGACTTAATAAAATGCCATAGCTCTCTAATTTCTCAAAATTGTTTGTAGGATAGAGTATGACTTGAGCGGCGTTTTCTATAATGGACTTTGCTCCCTCTACGCCATCAAGTTGGTTAATGTCTTGAAAGGCTAAAGTTAAAACCCCATTGAGTTTTCTAGCTTGAGCGAGTGTGTCTTTGATTTTAGCTAACATGATGGGATTTTCAATAACAGATTTTGCTTCATCAATGAAGATATAAAAAGGCTTGTTTTCTAATTTAGCTCTATTCATGACTTTGTAGAATAGGTATAGTACTGCCAAGTTGAAATCTTTTTTACTACTAGAAAGAGCATCCATATCAATAACAGAAAGCTTTTTAGCAAAGTCTAAACAATCAGTGGAATGCTTGTATAAGTCTTTTGAGCTCTCTTTTTCTAAAATGTCTTTGCTATCTAAATAGTCTCTTTCTAGCGTGTCTTTAAAATCTCTTAACTTGAAAATAGCACCCCCTTGTTTTGTGATATTGTTATAGCAAACTCTGATTGTTTTGGATAAAGCACTTAAAGTCTTTTTTTCTTTTTCATCTTTAGTATCTTCATCAATATTGAGCATGAATGCCAACCAACTCACTAAAAAGGTGCAGTTAGCGCTTGTATCTTTTAAAGAAAACGGATTAATGTAAAAATCATTGCTATCGTTGTATTGACCATCTAAAAACTCAGTCATCACACGCATGCCATTATTTCTGTCTAAAGCCAAAATACTTAAATCTTCATACTTAAAACAATTGGTGATTAAAAATTCAATTAAAGTGGTTTTACCAGCCCCTGTGCCACCAAAGATGATGGTATGCCCTGATACCATATCATTTTTTCTTTTTGCCTCATAGGCATGGAAATTGAATAAATAAGGCGATTTGTCTTGGTTTCTAAAAATAGTTAAATGGCGATTACCCCATGAATTTCTAGAAAAACCACAATTTTGTTTTTCCAATATGATTAAAGAAGCAATATTTTGACTAGACAACAAACGCTTTCTAAAATTCAAGCGATTACGATTGGGGAAGAAGCTAAAAAACATAGGCAACATGCCAATACTCTCTTGTGTGCTTACAATGCCTTTTTGTTTAAGCAAGTTGGTAATTTCTATACAAGCACTATCTAAATCGGTTTTAGTTTTGGCATGAACTAAAATGTTTAAAGAAATCTCTTGCATCAAAACTCTGTCTGTTTTAATAAGGTCATTCAATTCATCAATTTCAACTCTAATGCTCTTATTCGCTCTTTTTCTTTTAGTTTCAATCCTTTTTTCAGCCTTTGCTTTAGGAATATTGTCAATGTTTAAAATCACATCAAATTCTAAAGATAAATGCAACACTGAAGAAAGAGCAGTGCTGACAATTTTGTCTATATCATAAGTCTTAATGCTGATGAAACGCTTGAAAATCTCTTTACTATTATGAATGTGAGTGAAAAAATCTTTTTTAAAATGCACATCAGAATTGATCATGCCATCATGCAAACGACCTCTAGCGAAAGTGTATTCACTAGGAACACCATTGATATATTCCGCATAAAAATTAAGCAAACTATTGGCATCTATTTTTTCTACAAATAAGCCAGAAAGCATGTTTTTAACATTATTGATAATGCTGTCTAATATTTTAGATTTATCTAATAGATTAAAATTATCAAAGCCTATGAAATAGTTTTCTTGATATTTAACTTCATCTTGTTTATTATTTTCTTGAATATTTTCTAATTCATTGGTAGTGATTTTTTTCTTAAATCGTTCCAAATAACCTTTAATGCTATCATTCTTAGTTTCAAAAATTAAGTAATAGAAATTTTGATAAACATCCTCAACCCCCTGCTCCCATAAATTGATAACCTCTAATGCAAAAGGATTGCTTATCTCCTCTTGAGTATATTCATGGTGCATGAAAATCTTACGCCTTCTAGCTACGATTTTAAAATGCACTCCATCTACAATCTCATTAAGAGCTAAAATGCGTTCATTGAATTTTTGCGCTATTTCTTTGTCATCTAAAGACAAATAAGAAATTCCCTCTAATTTAAGAGCGCCTACAAGGTTTGATTTTTCACTTAAAAGATAATGCTCATTGTAAATGTCAACAATGTTAGTTTCTTCTTTCATGCTATAACGCTTAGGAACTAGCGAGCATAAAGAAGTGAAAATTTTCTCAAGCATAATAATTTCTAGCTCCTGTTCTTAATGTGAAAAGTGCATGCAAAATGGCTGTTATATCTTCATCAAAAAATTCTAAAATGTAAAATACAAACACACAACTAGCCATTAAACCCATAGCATAAAGTGGTTGGAATGAAAGTAACCATGCCGACATTAAGAAACTAACAATCCAACTATCCAAGTTTAATCCCAAAAAAGTTTCTCTTTTGCTGATTTCTCTAATGTTGATACTTTCAACACAAACAATATGCAATGCCATCTAAAATAACCATTGACTTAAAGTTTTAGCATTAGAAATAGCAGCGGTTATGATGATAATCCCAACGCATTTCCAACCAATTTCTCCAAGCCTATCCCAATTTTTGTAAGCATAAATGCAAGTCCCAACAATGATTAGGCCGCCAATAGCTTTGATAAAGTCATTGCTTATGAAATCCAATATTTGAGTGAATTTTTGTTTGTAATCTGGCACCGCCAATAAAAAACTGGGCATTAACATTGCCAAACTCATCATTTTGCAAACTTTCTTAAACATTCTTATTCCTTTATGTTTTATTTTCATCTTTCATGTCCTTTGTTTTGAGATTGATTGTTGGTGTAATAGACAGAATTAGCTACATATTTAGATCCAAAGCCATGATCTTGTTGGTAACCATTAAACACTCCTTGTGGTAGTTTAGGTTTTGGCATTAGATCTTGTAGTTTTTGTAATTGGTTAGCCAAGATGCTTTTTTGTGGTGGTGTGGTAGTAGGGTTTTGCATTTTTTTTCTAGCATCAATCAAAAAATCTTGTAACATCCTATTGCTAATTTGCTTCAATCCTAATACTTTAGCGATTTTCAAATCATCGTTCGCATCTTTACTGATAGGCGTATAGATGCTTGGAATTTCTTTAGTGTGAGCGTAAAAAATTTTTTCCAAAATAGCGTTGAATTTTCGCCCCTGTTCATCATTATCCATTGCTAAAATAACATTAAGACTTAAATTAGGAATTTTTGGTTCTTTTAGGCGTAAGGCTAGAGTATTGGGTTTAAAAATGGGATTAGGGATAAGATTATTTTTATCTCTTATGGGCGAGAAAATGGAATTATTAGGGACTTTTTTAGGGTCATTATCGTGTTTAGCTAACTCTTTAGCACGCCATTTTTCATATCTTTTTTGAAAATTTATGTAATTTTCATAGTCCTCTAATTGCTTGTTGTAGCGATCAATTTCTTTGTGGTATTCATTGTATTCCTTACACTTATAAGTGTTGATGGTATTAAGAAATTTATCTACAAATTTTTGCATTCTTTCTTCTGTGAAATTACCAATAGTAGAAATAATAGCTGTTTGATTGGGATCAAACCTTTGCATTTCTAACACGCTTAAACCATCAAAAACGCTTTCAGCTACAATGATATTTTGAATATTTTTAGTATTTTGTGGGAATAAAACTTCAAAACCCTTGATAGAACCTGCTTGCATTAAGTGTTTAGTGGGATTAGTAGCGCCTTGCATAGTGAAAGGTTTGGACAATCGCTTGTTATACCCACCCTGTATTAAGTTTCCATTATCATTGATCAAATAGCAAGGCACGCATAAATTTGCATGTTCATCTTCTTTAAGTAAATGATTGTAAGATTTTAATAAAGATTTATCTAAAGAGCGGCTATCCAATAAAGTGTGAAACAAATCTGAGCTTTCTATATCGTAGGTAGGGAGTTTTTCAAATTGTTTCACCACTTTTTGACGCTCTGCTTCTTGTTCTTTGGTAATGATTGTATAAGGCTTGGAATTGTTATATTTGTGGTTTGGCTTATCGCTAATTTCTAAATCATCTCTGTTTTTGATCAAATCATTAAAATCTAGCCCACGATTTTTACAGAAGGCGATAATCGTGCCTTTATCTTCATCGTTATGAGCGTTAAAATAATGATAACTCCCATCAGGTTTTCTTGAAACAATAAGTGTGCCTTTAATGGTATCGTTCTCATTGTAAAGAGCCGGGTTATTTTTGCTTGATTTCTCTACTTTGTGTTTATAGCCATTAGAGAGTAAAATCTCATCTAATGGTAAGAATTGTAAATTAGCGATATAAGCCATAATCTTTCACCCAAATCTACTTTTAATCTCTTTGGCTAATCTCATTTCATAATGTCTGGCTCTTGCATCATACAAAACACGATCCATTGCTTGAGTGAGAAATTTCATGACTTCAATCGCAGTCTCTACTTCGTTGATTTCAAATAACAATCCCATAGCGATTTCAATTTCCCTATGCACTAATTTAGGTAGATCTTTCACCAAAAGATTTTTGTATTCTTTGTTTGTAGGATCAAACCCTTTAGGGATCACATATTTTTGTGAAATTTTTAAATCTTTTTTGAGTGGGAATTGCATTTTTTGTCCTTTGTTTTCTTTATGATGCTAAAATTTCCTTATCTATAGATAGTTCTTCTAATGCTCTATAGATATTCTTTTTTACAATTGCTTGTTGGTAAGAGCACTTGATATTTGGAATTTTTTTGCCAACAAGTTGATCATAAGTCAATCTATAAGAAAGACAAGGATTATTAACAGACACAAACTCCAAAAAAATATTGTTAAAGTTTTGCATTTGAAAATGCTTAGGGATATTCAAAAAGAATACACCGTGCTTGTTTGTGAGCTTGAATGCTCTATTTTTTAATTTCTTGAAGATTTTTTTCAAATACCCACAAATTCCTAAAAAGAAGTTATTAGGTAAATTGCTCTCCCCATTCAAACCCGAATGTTCGTAGCTTTCTATTTTAGTGAAATCATGCATAGACAAAAAAATATAACCTTTTTTGTTCTTAAAAGCAGTTAGAAATCCTATTTTCTCTAAAATTTGGAGATTATGTCTTAAGGTTCTATCGCACCATTGCAAGCGAGTTAAGGCATAATGGCGGTTTAACGCGATTTTAGAACTTCTAGAATCTATAACGATTTCACTTAAAAGTTCCATGAGTTTCTTACAGCCTGTGCCACCAAAGAAAGTTGTATTGCTAGGAAAGTTTAATATCTTTTTAAAGAGTTTACATTCAACATAACCAAATTTGTCAAATCTGAAAGGAATAAACCTATCTTTTGAATGCTTGGAATAACAGACATTGTTCACATGCATTTCTTTTAAGATATTCGCATCTAAAACTTTTCTTTTAAAAACTCTTTCTTGCATGGTCCTAATTCCTAGATATTGATTTCTTATAAATTAGAAAATAATTACATTCCCTAAAGAATGAGACTAAACCCGAATTAGAGGATTTTAAAAGAACGATAGCCGATTACCTTTCTTATGAAGTGGGCTTGATTTTAAAAAACCAAACGCCCCCAAAGTGATAGGCCCCCTTAGTAGCCAACTCAACGCTATTAAGTGGGGCGAGTTCAAATTAGGGGATTTGTTTGAAGCGAGTAACGGCGATTTTGACATTCAAAAACGCCACATCAATCATAAGGGCGAATTTGTCATCACCGCAGGGCTTAGCAATAATGGCGTTTTAGGGCAAAGCGATATAAAAGCAAAAGTTTTTGAAAGCCATACCATTACTATTGACATGTTTGGTTGCGCGTTTTATCGCAGTTTTGCTTATAAAATGGTAACACATGCTAGGGTATTTTCTCTCAAACCTAAATTTGAAATCAACCATAAAATCGGCTTGTTTTTATCCACGCTATTTTTTGGTTACCCTAAAAAATTCGGCTATGAAAACATGTGTTCATGGGCAAAAATTAAAAACGATAAAGTCATTCTACCCCTAAAACCCACCGCTAACGCTCAAACCCTTGAGGATATTGATTTTCATTTCATGGAAAAATTCATAGCCGAACTTGAGCAGTGTCGGCTCGCCGAACTTCAGGCTTATTTAAAAGCTACAGGGCTAGAAAACACCACCCTTTCTAACGATGAAGAAAACGCCCTTAATCTTTTCAATGGCAACCATTCTGGGGGGGGTAATACCCCATGCGGCTTGACATGGCAAAGCTTCAAACTAGGGGATTTGTTTGAAAAAATTATTATAAAGCCATTACCTTATCAAACTGCACAATTACCAAAGGAAAAAACTCCAACGCATGAATTACCAGCCCTAACCGCAGGGATTTTAAATCAAGGGTTAAATAATTTTGTGCCAAAAGAAAACGCCACGATTTTAAAAAATGTTATTTCAATTTCTGCTAATGGGGCTAACACCGGGGCTACATTTTACCAACCCCATGAATTTTGCGTATTACAAGACGCTTACGCTATTGAATTTATTGGCGATAAAAAGCTTAACGATAAAGAATATTTATTTTTTGTATGTGCTATCTCAAAAGTTATTTATAATAATAGTAAATACGAGTGGACAAATAAAGCAGGGTGGAATAAAGTTAAAAACGAGTTAATTTCTCTACCCCTAAAACCCACCGCTAACGCTCAAAGCCTTAATGATATTGATTTTCATTTCATGTGCACCCTTATCAATGCCCTAATGAAGCAAACCATTCAGGGCGTGGCTGAATACTGCGACGCTAAAATACAGGCCGCAAAAGAGGTTATCAGCCAAGAAACACCCGTTCAAAAAGACTCGTTATTTTGAAAGAGATGAGGTCCAGCTTGTGTTACAATAAATTTAAAATTTGCTTGATTGAAGAGGGATTGAGTCATGGAGCAGCCAGTCATTAAAGAGGGGACTTTAGCTTTAATTGATACTTTTGCGTATTTGTTTAGAAGCTATTACATGAGCGCTAAAAATAAGCCTTTGACTAACGATAAGGGCTTTCCTACAGGGCTTTTAACGGGGCTTGTGGGCATGGTTAAAAAATTTTATAAAGATAGAAAAAACATGCCTTTTATCGTGTTCGCCCTAGAAAGCCAGACTAAAACTAAAAGAGCTGAAAAATTAGGCGAATACAAACAAAATCGTAAAGACGCCCCTAAAGAGATGCTTTTACAAATCCCTATCGCTTTAGAATGGTTGCAAAAAATGGGTTTTACTTGCGTGGAAGTGAATGGGTTTGAAGCCGATGACGTGATCGCCAGCCTAGCCACGCTAAGCCCTTATAAAACGCGCATTTATTCTAAAGATAAGGATTTTAACCAGCTTTTGAGCGATAAAATCGTGCTTTTTGATGGTAAAACGGAGTTTTTGGCGAAAGATTGCGTGGAAAAATACGGGATTTTGCCGAGTCAATTCACGGATTATCAGGGCATTGTTGGGGATAGCAGCGATAATTACAAGGGGGTTAAAGGCATTGGGAGCAAGAACGCTAAGGAATTGTTACAGCAATTGGGGAGCTTGGAAAAAATCTATGAAAATTTAGACTTGGCGAAAAATTTACTCAGCCCTAAAATGTATCAAGCCCTGATACACGACAAAGGAAGCGCGTTTTTAAGCAAAGAATTAGCCACTTTAGAAAGAGGGTGTATTAAGGAATTTGATTTTTTAAGTTGCGCTTTTCCTAGCGAAAACCCCTTATTGAAAATTAAAGACGAACTGAAAGAATATGGTTTTATTTCCACTTTAAGGGATTTAGAAAATTCGCCTTTAATTGTAGAAAACGCCCCCCTATTAGACAATGCCCCCACATTAGACAACGCCCCTAAAAAATCGCGCTTGATCGTTTTAGAAAGCGCCGCGCCTTTGAGCGCGTTTTTAGAAAAATTAAAAAATCCTAACGCAAGGATTTTTATGCGTTTGGTGCTGGATAAAGAAAAAAAAATTCTAGCCCTAGCGTTTTTATATGAGGATCAAGGCTATTTTTTACCTTTAGAAGAGGCGTTATTTTCGCCCTTTTCTTTGGAGTTTTTGCAAAACGCTTTTTCTCAAATGTTACAGCATGCGTGTATCATTGG is a window of Helicobacter pylori NQ4053 DNA encoding:
- a CDS encoding restriction endonuclease subunit S: MIGPLSSQLNAIKWGEFKLGDLFEASNGDFDIQKRHINHKGEFVITAGLSNNGVLGQSDIKAKVFESHTITIDMFGCAFYRSFAYKMVTHARVFSLKPKFEINHKIGLFLSTLFFGYPKKFGYENMCSWAKIKNDKVILPLKPTANAQTLEDIDFHFMEKFIAELEQCRLAELQAYLKATGLENTTLSNDEENALNLFNGNHSGGGNTPCGLTWQSFKLGDLFEKIIIKPLPYQTAQLPKEKTPTHELPALTAGILNQGLNNFVPKENATILKNVISISANGANTGATFYQPHEFCVLQDAYAIEFIGDKKLNDKEYLFFVCAISKVIYNNSKYEWTNKAGWNKVKNELISLPLKPTANAQSLNDIDFHFMCTLINALMKQTIQGVAEYCDAKIQAAKEVISQETPVQKDSLF
- a CDS encoding VirB4 family type IV secretion/conjugal transfer ATPase; its protein translation is MKEETNIVDIYNEHYLLSEKSNLVGALKLEGISYLSLDDKEIAQKFNERILALNEIVDGVHFKIVARRRKIFMHHEYTQEEISNPFALEVINLWEQGVEDVYQNFYYLIFETKNDSIKGYLERFKKKITTNELENIQENNKQDEVKYQENYFIGFDNFNLLDKSKILDSIINNVKNMLSGLFVEKIDANSLLNFYAEYINGVPSEYTFARGRLHDGMINSDVHFKKDFFTHIHNSKEIFKRFISIKTYDIDKIVSTALSSVLHLSLEFDVILNIDNIPKAKAEKRIETKRKRANKSIRVEIDELNDLIKTDRVLMQEISLNILVHAKTKTDLDSACIEITNLLKQKGIVSTQESIGMLPMFFSFFPNRNRLNFRKRLLSSQNIASLIILEKQNCGFSRNSWGNRHLTIFRNQDKSPYLFNFHAYEAKRKNDMVSGHTIIFGGTGAGKTTLIEFLITNCFKYEDLSILALDRNNGMRVMTEFLDGQYNDSNDFYINPFSLKDTSANCTFLVSWLAFMLNIDEDTKDEKEKKTLSALSKTIRVCYNNITKQGGAIFKLRDFKDTLERDYLDSKDILEKESSKDLYKHSTDCLDFAKKLSVIDMDALSSSKKDFNLAVLYLFYKVMNRAKLENKPFYIFIDEAKSVIENPIMLAKIKDTLAQARKLNGVLTLAFQDINQLDGVEGAKSIIENAAQVILYPTNNFEKLESYGILLSPIEKSFLNKTPLNARQVLVKNLLTQSSVFLEINLEKLNSTSKKFLRAYNSSASSVFELETLKKDNPKDYKEIYLTKE